A genomic window from Scomber scombrus chromosome 18, fScoSco1.1, whole genome shotgun sequence includes:
- the junbb gene encoding junB proto-oncogene, AP-1 transcription factor subunit b — MSTKMEQPFYHDDSFLSAYSHSDAAMHDYKLLKQNMNLNLTEPYRHPKSHLRAETDLYQGGQQDVGSLKLASPELERLIIQNSNGVITTPTPGQYFFNRGITDEQEGFAEGFVKALDELHKMNQMPPPNVSIGAGGVTTCSPAASSVFGSALQPEPPIYTTLNAYCPNTSISSASSYPSATISYLPPHQQSHPQTSAHGTHPFQHSHPGSGLHPQRLVALKEEPQTVPDLLSSDCSPPMSPINLENQERIKAERKRLRNRLAATKCRKRKLERIARLEDKVKVLKNDNAGLSNTASVLRDQVAQLKQKVLTHVSSGCQLMLTSKMESF; from the coding sequence ATGTCTACAAAGATGGAACAGCCTTTTTATCATGACGACTCTTTTCTGTCGGCTTACAGCCACTCAGATGCAGCAATGCACGACTACAAACTGCTAAAGCAGAATATGAATTTGAACTTGACAGAGCCTTATCGTCACCCGAAATCCCATCTGAGAGCCGAGACAGACCTATACCAAGGGGGGCAGCAAGACGTTGGGTCCCTGAAGCTCGCATCACCTGAGCTTGAGAGGCTCATCATCCAAAACAGTAACGGTGTCATCACCACTCCCACCCCGGGACAGTACTTCTTCAACCGGGGCATCACTGATGAGCAGGAGGGGTTCGCTGAAGGGTTCGTGAAAGCCCTGGATGAGCTGCACAAGATGAACCAGATGCCCCCCCCTAACGTGTCCATCGGAGCCGGTGGAGTTACGACGTGTTCGCCGGCGGCCTCTAGCGTCTTCGGCTCCGCTTTGCAGCCCGAGCCTCCAATCTACACGACGCTGAACGCCTACTGCCCGAACACAAGTATCTCTTCCGCTTCCAGCTACCCGTCAGCCACTATCAGCTACCTGCCTCCACACCAGCAGAGCCACCCGCAGACCTCCGCGCACGGCACGCACCCGTTCCAGCACTCTCACCCCGGCTCCGGGCTCCATCCGCAGCGGCTCGTCGCTCTGAAAGAGGAACCTCAGACCGTGCCTGACCTCCTCAGCAGCGACTGCTCGCCTCCAATGTCCCCGATTAACTTGGAGAACCAGGAGAGGATCAAGGCGGAGCGCAAGAGGCTGAGAAACCGGCTAGCGGCGACCAAATGCCGAAAGCGCAAGCTGGAGCGCATCGCCCGGCTGGAGGACAAGGTGAAAGTCTTGAAGAACGACAACGCGGGGCTCTCCAACACAGCATCGGTGCTCCGGGACCAAGTGGCCCAGCTCAAACAGAAAGTCCTGACACATGTGAGCAGCGGCTGTCAGCTGATGCTTACAAGCAAGATGGAGTCCTTTTAA